TACCTCCGCATCCAGCATAGGCATTGCTTTAGATGAGCTCGTTAGAGAACATTCTCTTTCAAAACAGGAAAAGATATTAATTGTAGCATTTGGCGTGGGATTTACATGGGGTGCTACAGTGTTGTCGAAAATTGATGGATGAAAAAATGGTTAAGTTTCAACGTGTTGCATTTATTTTTCCAGGGCAAGGATCCCAATATCCGGGAATGGCCAAAGACTTTTTTGAGAACTATAGTGAGGTTAGACATCTTTTTGAAGAAGCGGACGATATTCTGAAGCGCAAAATTTCTAATATTATCTTAAACGGACCAGAAGACCTTCTTACTCAGACTCGAAACAGCCAGGTGGGCATTTTCTTAACAAGTTTTGCCTTATTAAAGGTGTTGAAACACTCTTTTAACCATTTGAAGCCATTTGCATGTGCCGGTTTAAGCCTCGGGGAATACACTGCTCTAACTGCAGCAGGGGTTCTTCCGTTCCAAAGTGCCCTAACCTTAGTTGAGAAACGAGGGCAGTTGATGAATGATGCTTGCGAACAAACTAAGGGAACGATGGCCGTAATAATGGGGCTGGATGGCTTCCAAGTAGAGCAAATGGTACAAGATGCTAACCTTCCAAATGACCTCTGGGCTGCTAACTTTAATTGCCCTGGACAAGTTGTGATTTCGGGAACAATGAAAGGCATTGCTGAGGGAGAGAAAAGAGCTAAGGAACTTGGTGCGAAAAGAGTTTTACCTTTGCAAGTCTATGGTGCTTTTCATAGCGGTCTAATGCAATCAGCGGAAGAAAAGCTGCGTGAGGAGCTTTTGAAAGTTCAAATTGAAAAAAGCTCTATCAAAGTCTCTATGAATGTAACAGGGGATTTTGTGGAGCACCAAGAAGAAATACGCCGGGCACTCTCCATGCAAGTGACACATCCAGTGAGATGGGAGCAGAACATCCGCTCATTAACGAAAGAAAATAGCGATTTGTTTATTGAGATTGGTCCAGGTAAAACACTTTCTGGTCTAAATAAACGCAATGGAGTTTTAGCTCCAACTTTAAACCTTGAAAAGATGACGGACTTAGATTTATTAGCTAAGGAGCTGAATGGATGAATCAAATGCTTAGGGGCAAAGTTGCCATTGTAACTGGTGGAACAAGTGGGATTGGATTTGCGATTGCTTCAACATTTGTTGAGCAAGGTGCTCGAGTCATAGTTTTAGGGACAAACTCTAGCAAAGGCCATCAATCTGCAGAGGAGATTAATTGTAAAAGTAATGTTTCTATGTGCACCTTTTATCAAGCTGACGTGAGTCGAACAGATGAGGTGGATCACTGTTTAAAAGATGTTTTAGCTAACTTCTCTAAGGTCGACATTTTGGTTAACAATGCAGGAATTACGAGAGATCAGCTATTAATGAAAATGAATGAGCAGGACTGGGATGATGTGATGGCGGTGAATATTAAATCTTGCTACAACACATGCCATTTTTTAGCGAGGCCAATGTTAAAAGCAAGGTCTGGAAAAATTATCAATATCTCTTCCGTTGTTGGTCTAACGGGGAATGCGGGGCAGGTAAATTATGCTGCTTCAAAAGGAGCAATGGTTGCCTTTTCAAAGGCATTGGCACTTGAATTTGCTCCGCGCAATATACTTGTAAATTGTATTGCTCCTGGATTTATAGAAACAAACATGACAAGTAGCTTGACAGAGGCCCAGAGAGAATCTATACTCTCGAAGATTCCTCTTGGACGAATGGGGCTTGCACAAGAAGTTGCTAATGCAGCGCTTTTTTTAGCGACTGACTTATCAAGTTATATGACTGGACAAGTAATTACCGTCGATGGCGGAATGGTCATGTAAGTAAAATAAAAGCCATTAACTATTATAATTGAAAAGGAAAAGGTATCATGTCTTTAGATCAAGAAGTCATTGACATTGTCGTTGAACACTTAGGAGTAGACAAAGATGACGTTACTCCTTCAAAATCCTTTGTGGAAGATCTTGGTGCAGACTCATTGGATTTAACCGAGCTTATTATGACCTTTGAAGAGCGATTTGCCTGTGAAATTTTAGCAGAAGACGCTGAGGAATTAAAAACTGTTGGTGATGTAATCGCTTATATTCAAAAACAGTCAAAAGCTTAATCATTTTTTGCTAGGAAAGGACAAGAATCCTGTTCAAGTCCTTTCTTATGCAAATTCTTCTGCCTGAGCTGTCATTAAACCCTTAGTATACAAACAATCTTTGTAGATGGAGGTAGACTTTCTTACTTGGGGAAAAGAGACATTTCCTGTATCTCTCCACCAGATTGATTAACGGCAATCCCTATTGCTCTCCTTTCTAAAATGAAGAAAATGAATGAGCAATAAGCAAACTGTAACAAGAATTTGCTTCTGTGATGAAAGCGTAAAACTTTTGGCTCCAATAATATCCACTAATAAAGAATAGCAAGATTATTGCCTTGATTTCTGCGATGCCATATCTTGCAAGTTACCAAGCTATGCATTTTCTTTCCGCTGTTGTATAAAATCCATTTCAAAAAATGCCAACTTGATTCATTTCTGCTTATGTCATTCCCTATTTTTATAGGGGAGATCATTTCCGCGGTTAGCTTTCACAATGTCTCTATGTTTCTATGCCCGACACAAATGAGGGAAAGCTTTAAGGAAAAAATAGTCATATGTGGCATTCTTCCCAATTCACCTAAATAAGTCATAGTAGCATTTAATAAGGGTAAAGCTTTAATTTGAAATAAATTGTGCGCACTTTTTGAGAATTTATTTTTATTGCTTGCATGTTTTCCATGACACTTTTATGGATCTGGCCTTTGGTAGAGTCAACAATCCCTTTTTTGATTAATAATGATGATCGAAACTGATAATTGTCAAATTCAAGAAAAATCTTTCTTTCAAGCCTCGTTGCTTGTCTGTAGCAAAGTCTTGGATACAGAATTCCAAGAAAACATTTACCCACTAGTACCAGATTTAAAGCAGAAGAGAATACTGCAAATAATGCTTGATCTGCCATTTTGAAAACTTCAACCTTAACCATTTTCATAGTTTTTGCATTCCGCCTAATAGGGACAGATAAGGTATAGAAACATACTTTAAAAAGATATATAGCAGTGCAGCAGACAGCCAGGAAAGGGTCTGTAACCAATTTAAGGGCATAGATAACGGCATTGATCGAAGAATAGGATCTTCCTCCGTAGGAACAAAAAGAGACTTTCTCTAAACAAGGTTCTTGATGAATAATTGCTCGAATGGCGTGCCAGGTGACTGACTGTTCCCTCATTTCAAATAGAGTAGATGCCATGACTAATTTTGTGCTGTTTTATTCTTGAAACCATTTGTGATATAGGATACCAAATAAATACTTAGTAATCCCAGAAAGAATCCTGGAATCATTGCGGGGATGGTATAGTCAATAATGTAGAAATTGATAAATGGCCAAGTTGCAGCTAGGGTGCCTCCTGTGATAATCCCTGCAATTGCTCCTTGACGATTCGCTTTTTTAAAATACAAAGAGGCAATAACGAGCGGTCCAAATGAACAACCTAATCCTGACCATGCGTAGAGTACCATTTCTAGAATGCTTGAGCTGCTATAGAAAGCGATCAACAATGAAGTTAGTGAAACAAGAATAACAGATGCCCTGGAAGCAACTAATAGCTCTTTCGGAGATGCATTTCTTTTAAAGAAACATTTATAAAGGTCTTCACTTAAAACAGAGGCGCAGACCAAAATTTGGGAGTCCATTGTAGACATATTTGCAGCAATAACTCCGCAAAGAATAAAGCCTACAAATAGAGGGTGAAAAAGTAGTTTGACTATTTCGACAAAGACAAGTTCTGGGTTTTGAAGTCCATTGGGAAATAGGCCGATTCCTAAAATTCCAATTGCTGCTGCAGCCCCGAGAGATATAATTTGCCAGCTCATTCCCAGAAATTTTGCTTTTCTAATTTCGCTTGGTGTCTTAATTCCCATGAATTTTGTCACAATATGTGGTTGCCCATAATAGCCGAGTCCCCACTCTAAGATGAGAAAAATGAGAGTCAGAGTTGAAGTAAATGTGAGGTCGGGAATTAAGCTTAAAGAGATGCCTTTTTCTTGTGCCACCTGAGAAATAAACTCAGAACTTGGCAGAGAGAAAAAAGCGTAAATCGCCGTTGCTATGAGGACGATAAGAAGGTAGATACCTTGGAAAAAATCGGTCCAAGCAACAGTGACGAAGCCTCCAAAAAATGTATAGGCCATTACAACAAAGATGGCAATGGGCAAACCAACATACTGATTGATTCCAAAAAGTGAGCCAAATAAAAGGCCCATTCCATAAAGGCCTGCAGCAAGGTAGGTGGTAAGAAATAGAACGGACATTAGGGCCGTTAAAATGCGAATAACACCGGTAGAATCAAAAAAACGTCTTTCAAAATAAGTCGAAAGCGTATAACTATTATATCTTTCTGTTTCAACCCGCAATTTTTCCGCGATGAATTGCCAATTTAGATACATTCCTCCGATCAAGCCGAGAGCAATCCAAAGGCCCGGTAAGCCCTTAATAAATAAGGCTGCCGGAAAAGCCATGAAAAGCCATGCACTCATATCGCTTGCATGTGCAGTGAGGGCTGTAAGCCAAAAATTCAGAGAGCGATTTCCCATGACAAAATCAGCGGAAGTTGTCTGTTTGCTGTGTGAGAATAAGCCAATTGCCAAGATGATTAAAAGGTAGGAGAAGAAAGCAATAAGAATCTGGGACTGCATGGATGGCCTAACATTTTGATGGTACTGAAAAATTGTAAGAGCTCCTAACACTATCTCCTATGGAAGTGCGAAATGTCAAGATCAATCGTCCATGGGTATTAAAAGCGCAATAGCATTATAAGTTTTAATTAAATTATTGACCATAAAAGGCAAAAACTCAACACTTACCCATTTAAGCGAGTTATTATGAAAAACGCAAAAGTTGTAATTATTGGATCTGGACCTGCTGGCTACACAGCAGCAATTTATGCTGCACGGGCTAATTTAGAACCTGTGATGTTTGAGGGATTTTTTTCTGGACCAGCAGGTGGGCAATTGATATCCACAACCGAAGTAGAAAATTTTCCTGGTTTTCCTGAGGGAATTACAGGGCCTGAACTAATGGAGAATTTTAGAAAGCAAGCTCTTCGCTTTAGTACGACTCTTTTAACCGATGATGTTGAACGTGTTGATTTAAGTTCTCGCCCTTTCAAAGTCTTTGGTAAGCAGTCAAGCTATACTGCAGAGGCGATTATCATTTCTACAGGAGCGACCGCAAAGCGGTTAGATATTCCAGGTGCAAATGATGGCGAATTTTGGCAAAAAGGGGTAACTGCTTGTGCTGTGTGTGACGGAGCTATGCCCATTTTTAGAGACAAAAACCTTTTTGTCATTGGAGGGGGTGATTCAGCAGTTGAAGAAGCCACTTTTCTGACCAAATTTGGGAAAAAGGTCTATATCGTTCATAGGAGAGATGAGTTAAGGGCTTCCAAAATTATGCAACAGCGCGCGTTTAGCAATCCGAAACTTGAGATTATTTGGGACAGCGCGATTACCTCGATTGAAGGCGACTCTGTTGTAAAAAATGTGAGGATTAAAAATTTAAAAAATGGGGAAGAGTCCTTACATGAGGCAGGGGGTGTTTTCTTCGCTATTGGGCATACTCCTAACACAGCCTTTTTAGAGGGGCAACTTGATTTGCATGATAATGGGTACATAAAAGTAACTCCCGGTGCTTGT
The window above is part of the Chlamydiales bacterium STE3 genome. Proteins encoded here:
- a CDS encoding Malonyl CoA-acyl carrier protein transacylase (Product derived from UniProtKB/Swiss-Prot:P71019;Gene name derived from UniProtKB/Swiss-Prot:P71019;EC number derived from UniProtKB/Swiss-Prot:P71019); the protein is MDEKMVKFQRVAFIFPGQGSQYPGMAKDFFENYSEVRHLFEEADDILKRKISNIILNGPEDLLTQTRNSQVGIFLTSFALLKVLKHSFNHLKPFACAGLSLGEYTALTAAGVLPFQSALTLVEKRGQLMNDACEQTKGTMAVIMGLDGFQVEQMVQDANLPNDLWAANFNCPGQVVISGTMKGIAEGEKRAKELGAKRVLPLQVYGAFHSGLMQSAEEKLREELLKVQIEKSSIKVSMNVTGDFVEHQEEIRRALSMQVTHPVRWEQNIRSLTKENSDLFIEIGPGKTLSGLNKRNGVLAPTLNLEKMTDLDLLAKELNG
- a CDS encoding 3-oxoacyl-[acyl-carrier-protein] reductase FabG (Product derived from UniProtKB/Swiss-Prot:P38004;Gene name derived from UniProtKB/Swiss-Prot:P38004;EC number derived from UniProtKB/Swiss-Prot:P38004), coding for MNQMLRGKVAIVTGGTSGIGFAIASTFVEQGARVIVLGTNSSKGHQSAEEINCKSNVSMCTFYQADVSRTDEVDHCLKDVLANFSKVDILVNNAGITRDQLLMKMNEQDWDDVMAVNIKSCYNTCHFLARPMLKARSGKIINISSVVGLTGNAGQVNYAASKGAMVAFSKALALEFAPRNILVNCIAPGFIETNMTSSLTEAQRESILSKIPLGRMGLAQEVANAALFLATDLSSYMTGQVITVDGGMVM
- a CDS encoding Acyl carrier protein (Product derived from UniProtKB/Swiss-Prot:Q6MAF8;Gene name derived from UniProtKB/Swiss-Prot:Q6MAF8) produces the protein MSLDQEVIDIVVEHLGVDKDDVTPSKSFVEDLGADSLDLTELIMTFEERFACEILAEDAEELKTVGDVIAYIQKQSKA
- a CDS encoding putative symporter YcgO (Product derived from UniProtKB/Swiss-Prot:P94392;Gene name derived from UniProtKB/Swiss-Prot:P94392); its protein translation is MLGALTIFQYHQNVRPSMQSQILIAFFSYLLIILAIGLFSHSKQTTSADFVMGNRSLNFWLTALTAHASDMSAWLFMAFPAALFIKGLPGLWIALGLIGGMYLNWQFIAEKLRVETERYNSYTLSTYFERRFFDSTGVIRILTALMSVLFLTTYLAAGLYGMGLLFGSLFGINQYVGLPIAIFVVMAYTFFGGFVTVAWTDFFQGIYLLIVLIATAIYAFFSLPSSEFISQVAQEKGISLSLIPDLTFTSTLTLIFLILEWGLGYYGQPHIVTKFMGIKTPSEIRKAKFLGMSWQIISLGAAAAIGILGIGLFPNGLQNPELVFVEIVKLLFHPLFVGFILCGVIAANMSTMDSQILVCASVLSEDLYKCFFKRNASPKELLVASRASVILVSLTSLLIAFYSSSSILEMVLYAWSGLGCSFGPLVIASLYFKKANRQGAIAGIITGGTLAATWPFINFYIIDYTIPAMIPGFFLGLLSIYLVSYITNGFKNKTAQN
- a CDS encoding Thioredoxin reductase (Product derived from UniProtKB/Swiss-Prot:Q9Z8M4;Gene name derived from UniProtKB/Swiss-Prot:Q9Z8M4;EC number derived from UniProtKB/Swiss-Prot:Q9Z8M4), producing the protein MKNAKVVIIGSGPAGYTAAIYAARANLEPVMFEGFFSGPAGGQLISTTEVENFPGFPEGITGPELMENFRKQALRFSTTLLTDDVERVDLSSRPFKVFGKQSSYTAEAIIISTGATAKRLDIPGANDGEFWQKGVTACAVCDGAMPIFRDKNLFVIGGGDSAVEEATFLTKFGKKVYIVHRRDELRASKIMQQRAFSNPKLEIIWDSAITSIEGDSVVKNVRIKNLKNGEESLHEAGGVFFAIGHTPNTAFLEGQLDLHDNGYIKVTPGACKTSVPGVFAAGDVQDHVYRQAITAAGSGCMAALEAEHWLTDQGI